From a region of the Salarias fasciatus chromosome 6, fSalaFa1.1, whole genome shotgun sequence genome:
- the LOC115390709 gene encoding CD209 antigen-like protein C isoform X1 — translation MEMVVLENEPEVLMENISNKDNRDTSAAPGLKLYRCVAVSFGLLCILQIALNISLRPPLNHTNCISNSEDMTTNLTEERDELKRKLDDLKSHQNVLKSERDELKRTLNDFAHRSNNGWLYFSHSFYYISPIKKTWHDSRNDCLQREADLVIINSKEEQEFIQRWVKNLMWIGLSKRDGIWKWVDGTRLTQSLWCAGEPNNHKDSGEECGEIRGCGHDHGWNDEKCSNSNFWICEKKMAL, via the exons ATGGAGATGGTCGTTCTTGAAAATGAACCTGAAGTCTTGATGGAAAACATCTCCAATAAAGACAACAGAGACACATCTGCAGCACCAG GTCTGAAGCTGTACAGGTGTGTTGCTGTGTCATTTGGTCTCCTCTGCATCCTTCAAATTGCTCTTAACATTTCCTTGAGACCTCCTctca ATCACACAAATTGTATTTCAAACAGTGAAGACATGACCACAAACCTGACTgaagagagagatgagctgaagaggaagctggATGACCTCA AATCCCACCAGAATGTCCTGAAAAGTgagagagatgagctgaagAGGACCTTAAATGACTTTG CTCACAGGTCCAATAATGGATGGCTGTATTTCAGCCATAGTTTCTACTATATTTCTCCAATCAAGAAAACCTGGCATGATAGTAGGAATGACTGTTTACAAAGAGAAGCAGATCTGGTGATTATCAACAGCAAAGAAGAGCAG GAATTCATTCAAAGATGGGTGAAAAACCTGATGTGGATCGGGCTGTCCAAGAGAGACGGGATTTGGAAATGGGTAGATGGGACTCGCCTGACTCAAAG CTTGTGGTGCGCTGGGGAACCTAATAATCACAAAGACAGTGGAGAAGAATGTGGAGAAATACGTGGCTGCGGCCATGACCACGGCTGGAATGATGAAAAATGTAGCAATTCCAATTTCTGGATCTGTGAGAAGAAAATGGCTCTATAA
- the LOC115390709 gene encoding C-type lectin domain family 4 member K-like isoform X2 gives MEMVVLENEPEVLMENISNKDNRDTSAAPGLKLYRCVAVSFGLLCILQIALNISLRPPLNHTNCISNSEDMTTNLTEERDELKRKLDDLKSHQNVLKSERDELKRTLNDFAHRSNNGWLYFSHSFYYISPIKKTWHDSRNDCLQREADLVIINSKEEQEFIQRWVKNLMWIGLSKRDGIWKWLVVRWGT, from the exons ATGGAGATGGTCGTTCTTGAAAATGAACCTGAAGTCTTGATGGAAAACATCTCCAATAAAGACAACAGAGACACATCTGCAGCACCAG GTCTGAAGCTGTACAGGTGTGTTGCTGTGTCATTTGGTCTCCTCTGCATCCTTCAAATTGCTCTTAACATTTCCTTGAGACCTCCTctca ATCACACAAATTGTATTTCAAACAGTGAAGACATGACCACAAACCTGACTgaagagagagatgagctgaagaggaagctggATGACCTCA AATCCCACCAGAATGTCCTGAAAAGTgagagagatgagctgaagAGGACCTTAAATGACTTTG CTCACAGGTCCAATAATGGATGGCTGTATTTCAGCCATAGTTTCTACTATATTTCTCCAATCAAGAAAACCTGGCATGATAGTAGGAATGACTGTTTACAAAGAGAAGCAGATCTGGTGATTATCAACAGCAAAGAAGAGCAG GAATTCATTCAAAGATGGGTGAAAAACCTGATGTGGATCGGGCTGTCCAAGAGAGACGGGATTTGGAAATGG CTTGTGGTGCGCTGGGGAACCTAA